In Psychrobacter sp. JCM 18902, a single window of DNA contains:
- a CDS encoding GlxA family transcriptional regulator — MSHKDTIEIGLVVYEKAQMAAVLGLTDLLTVASKLAAKRQDTTDLPLQVSHWEISGVKQQPKRTFSSNLDSVGRLTAVIIPPTLEAPIAKQAAEPWLEWLKEQHSTGMILSSVCAGAFLLGETGLLSKRKATTHWGYAEDFKQRFPDVELDVDRIIIEDGDIVTAGGAMAWTDLGLRMIDRFLGSQVMNETARMLLIDPSRREQCYYSAFSPILTHGDAAILKVQHWLQKTEAQDIDLSTLANCAQLEERTFLRRFHKATGMTSTEYGQRLRIGAAKDFLQFSSSPVEQIAWKVGYSDVSAFRKIFKRIVGLTPSEYRRRFNSNKA, encoded by the coding sequence ATGAGTCATAAAGATACGATTGAAATTGGGTTGGTCGTCTATGAGAAAGCACAAATGGCGGCTGTCCTGGGGCTGACTGATTTACTGACGGTTGCCAGTAAACTCGCCGCCAAACGTCAAGATACAACCGATCTGCCTCTACAAGTAAGTCACTGGGAGATTAGCGGCGTTAAGCAGCAGCCTAAGCGCACTTTTTCGAGCAATCTTGATAGCGTAGGAAGATTAACAGCCGTCATCATTCCACCCACGTTAGAAGCACCGATTGCAAAGCAAGCGGCAGAACCTTGGCTAGAATGGCTAAAAGAGCAGCATTCGACAGGGATGATACTGTCGTCCGTCTGCGCCGGTGCTTTTTTATTGGGCGAAACAGGACTACTCTCCAAGCGAAAGGCAACCACGCATTGGGGTTATGCAGAGGATTTTAAGCAGCGTTTCCCTGATGTGGAGCTTGATGTGGATCGTATTATTATCGAAGACGGTGATATTGTGACCGCTGGTGGCGCGATGGCTTGGACAGATTTGGGGCTTAGGATGATTGATCGCTTTCTTGGTTCTCAGGTGATGAATGAGACCGCTCGTATGTTATTAATTGACCCTTCAAGGCGTGAACAATGCTATTACAGCGCGTTTTCGCCAATACTCACCCATGGTGACGCAGCCATATTGAAAGTACAGCATTGGCTGCAAAAAACAGAGGCGCAAGATATTGATTTGTCCACACTAGCCAATTGTGCGCAGTTAGAGGAGCGTACTTTTCTGCGTCGTTTTCATAAGGCGACGGGTATGACATCGACAGAATACGGTCAGAGATTACGCATCGGAGCGGCAAAAGACTTTTTACAGTTCTCGTCGTCTCCTGTTGAGCAAATTGCGTGGAAAGTTGGTTATAGTGATGTCAGTGCGTTTCGTAAGATATTTAAGCGCATTGTTGGGTTGACACCAAGTGAGTATCGACGTAGATTTAATTCGAATAAGGCGTGA